TTTAGAACTCAATGATGCTTCACTTGGAATAGATTTGGGTGTTAAAGATTTAGCTGTCACTTCTGATGGTAAAGTATATAAAAATATAAATAAGAAAAAAGTTGTTAAAAAATTAAAGAAAAAATTGAAAAGGCTACAAAAACAAGTTTCACGAAAATATGAAAAATCTCGGGAGGTGAATAACCGTTACGAAAAGAGCCAAAATATCGTGAAGCTAGAGAAAAAAATAAGGCTCGTTCATAGAAGAATTTCTAATATCCGAAACAATAATCTTCATCAAATTACTAATGAGATAGTGAAAACCAAGCCATCTCGAATTGTAATGGAAGATTTAAATGTGAAAGGTATGATGAAAAATAAGCATCTCTCAAAGGCAATAGCAGAACAGAACTTCTATAAATTTATAACTTATATGAAATATAAGGCTGAATTTAATGGAATAGAGTTTATACAAGTACCTAGATTTTATCCGAGTAGTAAAACTTGTTCAAAGTGTGGAACTATTAAGAAAGATTTAAAATTTTCTGACAGAGTTTTCAAATGCGAATGTGGTCATATTATGGATAGAGATTTAAATGCAAGTATAAATTTAAGCAATTATAGAGTTTCCTAAAGAAGAAAACTATAATATGTACCGTTCGTTATGCGGGAATTTAAGCCTTTGAAGAGTTATAAAAACGAGAGTAGTCTCTAAATGTAGACAAAATTGAATTCTATGAAAAAGGAATGATACTTTTGACTTTATATATTTTATTAAAATAATTATAGAGTTTTATAAGTATTTGGTAACGGAACCCTCTTTAAATGAGATTATAAAAGATCTATTTCAAAACTATTTAAATTTTACAAACACAATATTCAACGAAACACTTTTTGTTGTTTCAACAACTACTCAGTTCTATACCTTAGAGGAACTGCAGGGTCAAGAGATCTATGTCACAAAGGGACACACATATAAAAAATATGCTGCAGCTATTTTAGAAAATAACGATATCAAAGCTAAATTTATTTTAACACCAACGCCGGTTCTTTACAATTCAACTTTCGGTGTAAAAATTAGTAACTCTGGTGGAATAGCTATCGGTATTTCACCTACCTACTCAGAACTGATACCTATAATTGATAGAGCTTTAAACGAGGAGTATCGTGATAAGTTTTTAAACTCTCTACACAACATAAACAAAAAGTTAGGACTTTATCTTGAGTACTGTCCAAACATGGTGAGGCATGGTGTCTCTTTCTCAGTTGGATTCTGTCAGAAAAATGACTCTCTAACTGTTACAGATGCATTCAAATATGCTGACTTAGCTATGTTTGATGCTAAGAATAAAAAGGATTTTAGATATCGTATAGCTGACGAGAAATTTATAAGTAGCAAACAGCGGGAAGAGAGTGTCTTTAATGTTTTAAAGGAAAATATCGATGGAGTATTTCCTGTATTCCAACCAAAGATATCTTTAAAAACTGGTGAGATTATTGGAGCGGAAGCTTTGGCTCGTTACAACTCAGAAACTCTTGGAGTTATTCCTCCATTTGAGTTTATCCCAGTAGCTGAAAAGTTTAACTTCGTTCATAAAATTGACTATGCTGTGGCTGATAAAGCTATCAGTTTTGTTAAAAGTGAACTATTAAAAGGTAGACTTCCTAAGGATTTTAGAATGTCATTTAATATATCCGTGGTTACATTTAAAAGAGCGGATTTGATTCTTGTATTAAAAACTCTTCTTGATAAACATGATATCTCTGGAAAATACTTTGAAGTTGAAATCACAGAATCGGTTTTCATAACAGATATACAAGATCTTATAAGTAAGATGACAGCTCTTAGTAATCTAGGGTTCTTAATATCACTTGATGATTTCACGGCTGGTCACTCGACAGCTGGAATACTTCCACTTATACCTCTACATATAGTTAAATTTGATAAGTCACTTCTTGACTCTATCGAGCTAAATAGAGATCGTGGAACTATTGTGTATAAAAATCTTATCTCTTTAATAAAAGAGTTGAATCTGAAAATCGTTGCTGAAGGAGTTGAAACTTTAGAGCAACTTCAATTTTTAAAAGAGCAGGGTGTTGATTACGCCCAGGGTTACTATATCAGTAAACCAGTAAATATAGAAGAAGCCACCCTATTTTAAATAGGATGGCTTTTTTTAATGTTTATTTTTAGTTTTACATTTTTCACAAGTTCCATTGAAAGTGATGTTATACTTATTGATTGAAATATCCTTTTCAACTGAAACCTTATCTAAAAACATATCA
The Cetobacterium sp. ZOR0034 DNA segment above includes these coding regions:
- a CDS encoding RNA-guided endonuclease TnpB family protein; the encoded protein is MILSKKIRLKPDKTQESLLWKSTGTARFIYNWTLARQKENYENGGKFLSDNELRKEITILKKTELSWLNNVSNNVAKQAVKDACNSYKSFFKNQTGFPKFKSKKKAKPSFYNDTSKLKVKEFSVLIEKVGWVKTAEQVPIDVKYTNPRISFDGKYWYIAVGIEKQNNTLELNDASLGIDLGVKDLAVTSDGKVYKNINKKKVVKKLKKKLKRLQKQVSRKYEKSREVNNRYEKSQNIVKLEKKIRLVHRRISNIRNNNLHQITNEIVKTKPSRIVMEDLNVKGMMKNKHLSKAIAEQNFYKFITYMKYKAEFNGIEFIQVPRFYPSSKTCSKCGTIKKDLKFSDRVFKCECGHIMDRDLNASINLSNYRVS
- a CDS encoding EAL domain-containing protein yields the protein MVTEPSLNEIIKDLFQNYLNFTNTIFNETLFVVSTTTQFYTLEELQGQEIYVTKGHTYKKYAAAILENNDIKAKFILTPTPVLYNSTFGVKISNSGGIAIGISPTYSELIPIIDRALNEEYRDKFLNSLHNINKKLGLYLEYCPNMVRHGVSFSVGFCQKNDSLTVTDAFKYADLAMFDAKNKKDFRYRIADEKFISSKQREESVFNVLKENIDGVFPVFQPKISLKTGEIIGAEALARYNSETLGVIPPFEFIPVAEKFNFVHKIDYAVADKAISFVKSELLKGRLPKDFRMSFNISVVTFKRADLILVLKTLLDKHDISGKYFEVEITESVFITDIQDLISKMTALSNLGFLISLDDFTAGHSTAGILPLIPLHIVKFDKSLLDSIELNRDRGTIVYKNLISLIKELNLKIVAEGVETLEQLQFLKEQGVDYAQGYYISKPVNIEEATLF